One genomic region from Massilia sp. H6 encodes:
- the dptF gene encoding DNA phosphorothioation-dependent restriction protein DptF — protein sequence MTTITFRDALSVLSKSSPFSVKTLSTKAPDGFDALKEWLYIEQDIERDLRAQLAHAKPGDVLFLCGSSGDGKSEILTRVHHAYRDRVTFHLDATHSFQPNQSAIQALDQVFRRAVMDQKILVVGINIGMIGNYAQEGSPELAEVRDAMRAFLQNAEPPAPYYFFNFENYPKFKMDNGIPVAPFAKDIMRRLTNTSDANPFYAAFKHGELRHSEPRLYANFRLLMLGGVQDAIIANIAKARLAKDQFVTARGLLDLLHHLLTGPGYLFDNLFSGGDNELAARVADFDPALLRTRKLDQLVLRYELGLVEPERDAFLEEFTAWNIRLNSEQQPNAASLIRLFSTLQGEHVGNDYHRQFADEFADQVMIDYAAVWKMHAQFDGSSEARTALRRFYTSTLTAGIFRYANRNAAELGKDEILLGEYHGVKIASLADLRPDYTALQSLAPTTSIASFNVALRVGDEPLKPMPFNINLFGLLLRLNQGYRPNKYDKNSIVLLDELVEQIKALVKRGNRLKLYRQQQRISLRYEDGMIDTVGEM from the coding sequence ATGACAACCATTACGTTTCGGGACGCCCTTTCCGTCCTTTCCAAATCATCGCCCTTTTCCGTCAAGACCTTGTCGACCAAGGCCCCCGACGGCTTCGACGCCCTGAAAGAGTGGCTTTATATCGAGCAGGATATCGAACGGGATCTACGGGCCCAGCTGGCGCACGCCAAGCCTGGCGACGTGTTGTTCCTATGTGGCAGTAGCGGCGACGGTAAGTCCGAAATTTTGACACGGGTCCATCACGCCTATCGGGATCGGGTGACTTTTCACTTGGATGCGACCCATAGTTTTCAGCCCAACCAATCGGCTATCCAGGCACTTGATCAGGTATTTCGCCGCGCCGTGATGGACCAAAAAATCCTGGTTGTTGGGATCAACATCGGCATGATCGGCAACTACGCCCAGGAGGGAAGTCCCGAGCTAGCCGAGGTGCGAGATGCGATGCGCGCCTTCCTGCAGAACGCCGAGCCGCCGGCTCCTTACTATTTCTTTAACTTCGAGAATTATCCGAAGTTCAAAATGGACAACGGTATCCCCGTCGCGCCGTTCGCCAAAGACATCATGCGTCGCCTAACGAACACGAGCGACGCGAACCCGTTTTATGCGGCCTTCAAGCACGGCGAGCTACGCCACAGCGAACCGCGGCTGTACGCGAATTTCCGCTTGTTGATGCTCGGCGGTGTGCAGGACGCGATCATCGCCAACATCGCCAAGGCGCGCTTAGCCAAAGATCAATTCGTCACGGCACGCGGCCTGCTCGACTTGTTGCATCATTTACTGACCGGGCCGGGCTATTTGTTCGACAATTTGTTCTCTGGCGGCGACAACGAACTGGCCGCACGCGTGGCCGATTTCGATCCCGCCTTGCTCCGCACGCGCAAGCTCGACCAGTTAGTGTTGCGCTATGAACTGGGGCTGGTCGAACCCGAGCGCGATGCCTTTCTCGAAGAATTCACCGCATGGAATATCCGGCTCAATAGCGAGCAGCAACCGAACGCTGCCTCCTTGATCCGCCTGTTCTCGACTTTGCAGGGTGAGCATGTCGGAAACGACTATCACCGGCAATTCGCCGACGAGTTCGCCGACCAAGTCATGATCGACTACGCCGCTGTGTGGAAGATGCATGCCCAATTCGACGGCAGCAGCGAGGCCAGGACGGCGCTGCGTCGATTCTATACGTCGACCCTTACCGCCGGTATCTTCCGTTACGCCAACCGTAACGCCGCCGAGCTCGGCAAGGACGAGATTTTGCTCGGCGAGTATCACGGCGTCAAAATCGCTAGCTTGGCCGACTTGCGGCCCGACTATACGGCCTTGCAAAGCTTGGCGCCCACGACCTCGATCGCCAGCTTCAACGTCGCGCTGCGGGTCGGCGACGAGCCGCTCAAGCCAATGCCGTTCAACATCAACCTGTTCGGACTGTTGCTGCGCTTGAACCAAGGTTACCGCCCCAATAAATACGATAAAAACAGCATCGTCTTACTTGACGAATTGGTCGAACAAATCAAAGCCCTGGTCAAGCGCGGCAACCGCTTAAAACTGTATCGCCAGCAGCAACGCATCTCCTTGAGATACGAAGACGGCATGATCGATACCGTTGGAGAAATGTAA